One region of Manis pentadactyla isolate mManPen7 chromosome 9, mManPen7.hap1, whole genome shotgun sequence genomic DNA includes:
- the LOC118912171 gene encoding olfactory receptor 51E2, giving the protein MSSCNFTHATFVLIGIPGLEEAHFWIGFPLLSMYAVAVFGNCIVVFIIRTERSLHAPMYLFLCMLAAIDLALSTSTMPKILALFWFDSREITFDACIAQMFFIHALSAIESTILLAMAFDRYIAICHPLRHAAVLNNTVTAQIGMVAVVRGSLFFIPLPLLIKRLAFCHSNVLSHSYCVHQDVMKLAHADTLPNVVYGLTAILLVMGVDVLFISLSYCLIIRTVLQLPSKSERAKAFGTCVSHIGVVLAFYVPLIGLSVVHRFGNSLDPIVHVLMGDVYLLLPPVINPIIYGAKTKQIRTRVLAMFKISCDKDLQDVGGK; this is encoded by the coding sequence ATGAGTTCCTGCAACTTCACCCATGCCACCTTTGTGCTTATTGGTATCCCCGGACTAGAAGAAGCCCATTTCTGGATCGGCTTTCCCCTGCTTTCAATGTATGCCGTGGCAGTATTTGGAAACTGCATCGTGGTCTTCATCATAAGAACAGAGCGCAGCCTGCACGCTCCCATGTACCTCTTTCTCTGCATGCTGGCAGCCATTGACCTGGCCTTGTCCACATCCACCATGCCCAAGATCCTCGCCCTCTTCTGGTTTGATTCCCGAGAGATTACCTTTGATGCCTGCATTGCCCAGATGTTCTTTATTCATGCTCTCTCAGCTATTGAGTCCACCATCCTGCTGGCCATGGCCTTTGACCGTTACATAGCCATCTGCCACCCACTGCGCCATGCTGCAGTGCTCAACAATACAGTGACAGCCCAGATTGGCATGGTGGCTGTGGTCCGTGGATCCCTCTTCTTTATCCCACTGCCTCTGCTCATCAAGCGGCTGGCCTTCTGCCACTCCAATGTTCTCTCACACTCCTATTGTGTGCACCAGGATGTGATGAAGTTGGCCCATGCAGATACATTGCCCAATGTGGTCTATGGTCTTACTGCCATTCTGCTGGTCATGGGTGTGGATGTACTATTCATCTCCCTGTCCTATTGTCTGATTATACGAACAGTTCTACAACTGCCTTCCAAGTCAGAGCGGGCCAAGGCCTTTGGAACCTGTGTGTCACACATTGGTGTGGTACTGGCCTTCTATGTACCTCTTATTGGTCTCTCAGTGGTGCACCGTTTTGGAAACAGCCTTGATCCCATTGTGCATGTTCTCATGGGTGATGTCTATCTACTTCTGCCTCCTGTAATCAATCCCATCATCTATGGTGCCAAGACCAAACAGATCAGAACTCGGGTGCTAGCTATGTTCAAGATCAGCTGTGACAAAGACCTTCAGGATGTGGGAGGCAAGTGA
- the LOC118912172 gene encoding olfactory receptor 51F2-like — protein sequence MSQFQNITTSSIIFLLTGVPGLEDFHTWISIPFCLLYITALSGNSMILFAIVTRPSLHKPMYYFLSMLSTTDLGLSISTLITMLGVFWFNAREISFNACSSQMFFIQLFTVMESSVLLAMAFDRFVAISNPLRYASILTDLKIAQIGVAIITRGTLILTPMVALLKRLSYCRSHVLHHSYCFHPDVMKLSCTDTRVNSAIGLTALITTAGVDLIFIVLSYLLIIKTVLSIASPEERKKAFSTCISHIGAVAVFYIPLISLSFVHRFGKRAPAYIHTMIANTYLLIPPVMNPIIYSVKTKQIRRAVIKILHSKIT from the coding sequence ATGTCACAATTCCAGAACATCACAACTTCTTCCATTATTTTCCTGCTAACTGGTGTTCCTGGGCTGGAAGACTTCCACACCTGGATCTCCATCCCCTTCTGCCTTCTCTACATAACTGCTCTCTCAGGAAACAGCATGATTCTCTTTGCCATTGTCACTCGGCCCAGCCTCCACAAACCCATGTATTATTTTCTCTCCATGCTGTCCACCACTGACCTTGGCCTGTCCATATCCACCCTGATCACCATGTTGGGTGTATTCTGGTTCAATGCCAGGGAGATCAGCTTTAACGCCTGCTCATCACAGATGTTTTTCATTCAACTCTTCACTGTCATGGAATCCTCAGTGCTGTTGGCCATGGCCTTCGATCGTTTTGTGGCCATCTCTAATCCTCTTCGGTATGCCTCCATTTTAACTGACCTTAAAATAGCACAGATTGGAGTAGCGATCATCACCAGGGGGACACTAATACTGACTCCTATGGTGGCACTTCTGAAACGACTGTCCTACTGCCGCAGCCACGTGCTCCACCACTCCTACTGCTTCCACCCTGATGTGATGAAGCTGTCGTGCACAGACACCAGGGTCAATAGTGCAATTGGGTTGACTGCCCTGATCACAACTGCTGGGGTGGACTTGATCTTCATTGTCCTTTCTTATCTTTTGATCATTAAGACTGTCCTCAGCATTGCATCcccagaagagaggaagaaagcctTCAGCACATGTATCTCCCATATTGGGGCTGTTGCTGTATTCTATATTCCATTGATCAGTCTGTCCTTTGTTCACAGATTTGGGAAACGAGCCCCAGCCTACATACATACTATGATTGCTAACACCTACCTCCTGATCCCTCCTGTAATGAATCCTATCATCTACAGTGTGAAGACCAAACAGATACGTAGAGCCGTAATAAAAATTCTCCATTCCAAAATCACATAG
- the LOC118912170 gene encoding olfactory receptor 51I2-like, producing the protein MGSTEEIKSFWNLNCLPRMLHAQSYVNTSSFQPPAFLMIGIPGLEALHAWISIPFSSMYTVALTGNCLILLAVRRTPSLHQPMYYFLSMLALTDVGLTLSTLPTTLAVLWFDRRLIGFNACLVQMFFLHSFSVVESSVLLAMSFDRFVAISNPLRYAAVLTNNVIIRIGVAIVARATVSLFPVPFLLKRLNFCPGKILLSHSFCFHADVMKRACADITVNIVYGLYVVLSTVGVDSLLIVLSYTLILHTVMGLASPRERVRALNTCVSHILAVLVFYIPVIGVSMIHRFGRQLPHTIHALVAYVYLVVPPVLNPIIYSVKSKPIREAMLRVLRGKGQG; encoded by the exons ATGGGCTCT ACTGAAGAGATCAAGTCTTTCTGGAACCTCAACTGCCTCCCAAGGATGCTCCATGCCCAGTCCTATGTCAACACCTCCTCCTTCCAGCCACCTGCTTTCCTGATGATTGGCATCCCAGGGCTGGAGGCCCTCCATGCCTGgatctccatccccttctcctccATGTACACTGTGGCCCTCACTGGCAACTGCCTGATCCTCTTGGCCGTGAGGAGGACTCCCAGCCTGCACCAGCCCATGTACTACTTCCTGTCCATGCTGGCCCTCACAGACGTGGGCCTCACCTTGTCCACACTGCCCACCACGCTGGCCGTGCTCTGGTTCGACCGTCGGCTCATCGGCTTCAATGCCTGCCTGGTGCAGATGTTCTTCCTCCACTCCTTCTCTGTGGTGGAGTCCTCGGTGCTGCTGGCCATGTCGTTTGACCGCTTCGTGGCCATCTCCAACCCCCTGCGCTATGCAGCTGTCCTCACAAACAATGTCATCATCAGGATTGGGGTGGCCATTGTGGCTCGAGCTACTGTGTCCCTCTTCCCAGTGCCCTTCTTACTGAAGCGGCTAAACTTTTGCCCTGGCAAGATCCTCTTGTCCCACTCATTCTGTTTCCATGCAGATGTCATGAAACGTGCCTGCGCTGACATTACTGTCAACATTGTCTATGGGCTCTATGTGGTCCTATCTACAGTGGGTGTAGACTCCTTGCTAATTGTCCTCTCCTATACCCTTATTCTTCACACTGTGATGGGTCTGGCTTCTCCCAGGGAACGCGTCCGGGCCCTCAACACTTGTGTTTCTCATATCTTAGCTGTTCTGGTTTTCTACATCCCAGTCATAGGTGTGTCCATGATCCACCGTTTTGGGAGGCAACtgccccacactatacatgctctTGTTGCCTATGTGTACCTGGTGGTGCCCCCTGTGCTCAACCCCATCATCTACAGTGTCAAATCCAAGCCCATCAGGGAGGCCATGCTCAGGGTGCTGAGGGGAAAAGGCCAAGGTtga